In Erigeron canadensis isolate Cc75 chromosome 1, C_canadensis_v1, whole genome shotgun sequence, a single window of DNA contains:
- the LOC122584909 gene encoding choline/ethanolaminephosphotransferase 1-like, whose product MGYIGAHGIDELRRHKYSGVDHSYVAKYVLQPFWTKFVTFFPLWMAPNLITLTGFMFLLTSALLGYVYSPLLDSPPPRWVHLAHGLLLFLYQTFDAVDGKQARRTNSTSPLGELFDHGCDALACALEALAFGSTAMCGRNTFWFWVISAITFYTATWEHYFTNTLVLPVVNGPTEGLIVTYMAHLFTAIVGAEWWAQDLGKSIPLLSSVPYVNGFPTSEAALYFMIAFGVIPTVAFNVQTVYKVVQSRNESMLKALAMNFPFATLLVGVLLWDYLSPNNLIGNNPHIIIMGIGLVFGFLVGRMILARLCDEPKGLKTSMFMSLFYLPLAVANSLTPWINDGIHLVGEKWVLLGFFVYAVALYMHFATSIIQEITTALGISCFRITRKVA is encoded by the exons ATGGGATATATAGGTGCTCATGGTATCGATGAGTTGCGTAGACATAAGTATAGTGGAGTTGATCACTCTTATGTTGCAAAATATGTTCTACAACCGTTTTGGACAAAGTTTGTTACTTTCTTCCCTCTTTGGATGGC GCCCAATTTG ATCACACTTACAGGATTCATGTTTCTGCTCACCTCTGCATTGCTTGGCTAT GTGTATTCACCTCTTTTGGATTCTCCTCCACCAAGATGGGTTCATCTTGCTCACGGATTACTCCTCTTCTTGTACCAG ACATTTGATGCTGTTGATGGAAAGCAAGCAAGAAGGACAAATTCTACTTCCCCATTAGGAGAGCTTTTTGATCACG GGTGTGATGCACTTGCATGTGCG TTGGAAGCCTTGGCTTTTGGGAGCACTGCTATGTGTGGCAGAAATACGTTTTGGTTTTGGGTGATTTCAGCTATTACATTTTATACCGCCACATGGGAACA CTATTTCACGAACACTTTAGTCCTTCCAGTAGTAAATGGGCCTACAGAAGGTCTCATCGTCACATATATGGCACATCTATTTACAGCTATAGTTG GTGCAGAGTGGTGGGCACAGGATCTTGGGAAATCTATTCCCCTCTTGAGTTCAGTTCCATATGTTAATG GATTTCCTACAAGCGAAGCTGCTTTGTATTTTATGATAGCTTTTGGTGTTATACCAACAGTTGCATTCAA TGTGCAAACTGTTTATAAGGTTGTACAGTCTAGAAATGAAAGCATGCTAAAAGCTTTGGCTATG AATTTCCCCTTTGCGACGTTACTAGTTGGAGTTTTGCTGTG GGATTATTTGTCTCCAAATAATTTAATTGGGAACAACCCACATATCATCATTATGGGAATAGGGCTAGTATTTGGATTTCTTGTG GGAAGGATGATATTGGCCCGCTTGTGTGATGAACCTAAGGGATTAAAGACTAGCATGTTCATG TCCTTGTTCTATCTCCCGCTTGCGGTTGCTAATTCACTTACTCCCTGGATTAATGATGG AATTCACTTGGTTGGTGAGAAATGGGTTCTTCTCGGTTTCTTTGTATACGCAG TTGCGCTTTATATGCACTTTGCAACATCAATCATTCAAGAAATTACAACAGCACTCGGAATCTCTTGTTTTAG GATCACAAGAAAAGTGGCTTGA